One Chitinophaga sp. H8 DNA window includes the following coding sequences:
- a CDS encoding dipeptidase, with translation MFTIDAHLDLSMNAMEWNRDLRQPVSAIREREAGMKDKPDRGNGTVAFPELRKGNIGLVVATQIARYVAPDNALPGWHSPEQAWAQTQAQAAWYKAMEDAGEMVMIKEKADLEQHLALWNDGTPADHKPIGYILSLEGADSLITLDHLYIASARGLRAVGPAHYGPGRYANGTDATGHLNEDGRMLLKAMEELNMILDATHLCDDAFWDAMELFNGPVWASHNNCRALVDHNRQFSDEMIRALIAKGAVIGGALDAWMMVPGWVRGKSTPREMGCDLEKMLDHMDHICQLAGNTLHIGIGTDLDGAYGKEQSPYDLDTIADLQRLPDMLAKRGYGPEDIENIMHGNWTRFLKHAWK, from the coding sequence ATGTTTACAATAGATGCACATCTGGACCTTAGTATGAATGCGATGGAATGGAACAGGGATTTACGGCAACCTGTATCTGCCATCCGGGAGCGCGAAGCAGGCATGAAGGATAAGCCGGACCGGGGTAATGGCACCGTTGCTTTCCCTGAGTTAAGAAAAGGAAATATCGGATTGGTAGTAGCAACTCAGATAGCGCGTTATGTAGCGCCTGACAATGCTTTGCCGGGATGGCATTCGCCGGAGCAGGCCTGGGCCCAAACGCAGGCACAGGCTGCCTGGTATAAAGCGATGGAAGATGCCGGAGAAATGGTGATGATAAAAGAAAAAGCAGACCTGGAACAGCACCTGGCCTTATGGAACGACGGCACACCAGCAGACCATAAACCTATTGGGTATATTCTCAGTCTGGAAGGGGCTGATTCGCTTATTACGCTGGATCATCTGTATATAGCATCGGCACGTGGTTTGCGGGCGGTGGGACCGGCCCATTATGGCCCTGGGCGCTATGCCAATGGTACGGATGCCACCGGGCATTTAAATGAGGATGGACGGATGCTGCTTAAAGCGATGGAAGAGCTGAATATGATTTTGGATGCTACCCATTTATGTGATGATGCTTTCTGGGATGCCATGGAGCTTTTTAACGGCCCTGTATGGGCCAGCCATAATAATTGCCGGGCATTGGTAGATCATAACCGGCAGTTCAGCGATGAAATGATCCGTGCATTGATTGCAAAAGGTGCAGTAATAGGCGGCGCACTGGATGCCTGGATGATGGTACCTGGCTGGGTACGTGGAAAATCAACACCACGGGAGATGGGCTGTGACCTGGAAAAAATGCTGGACCATATGGATCATATTTGCCAGCTGGCAGGTAATACCCTACATATAGGCATTGGAACAGATCTGGACGGCGCCTATGGTAAAGAGCAGTCGCCTTATGATCTGGATACGATTGCTGATTTGCAGCGGTTGCCCGACATGCTCGCCAAAAGAGGGTATGGACCGGAGGATATTGAGAATATTATGCATGGCAACTGGACCCGTTTTTTAAAACATGCGTGGAAATAA
- a CDS encoding PQQ-binding-like beta-propeller repeat protein yields the protein MISRITSIIIFLWLGTTVATAQKFSGKVFIDKNENGQPDATEQGMGNIRVSDGLHVTVTDAGGNYTLPGHNRSRFIFLTTPAGYKTVGTFFRSVGEKPDTCNFGIVPMPQKASGNATFLRMTDTETPMYGAWVTEIKKYAATEGVDFLIHTGDICYEEGMKFHARQLNTGTMGLPVYYCIGNHDLVKGAYGEELYEKLFGPVFYSFDVGNVHFIVTPMASGDYTPSYTADDVYQWLKNDLAQADPDKAIVIFNHDLLTYDSAFVFHSGKGASIDLNKYPLKAWIYGHWHFNFSREHGNSGIRSICSAPAVGGGIDNSASNFELISVNKQGLVKIQRRYTYVDRKMALVSPAANMYVPAGGKVPVSVNVYHTAAIVDKVVFRLYDQKGHLQQSIPLHAKTDWNWGAVMQVPAGNQSWYTTVEATLKSGEVLFRRDTFALNRKPVTLAAGADWPALLNNAQRNGVVAASKSGKPVLAWTTNVGGNIWKASPVYAAGKVFTATIDDEENKHCGITALNAADGKMIWQYKTRNSIKHAITYTANMILATDAEGITYALKADNGQLLWKHTGAIKGLPGFYGGGVADKGVYYTGQGSSLHALQIKDGSVIWTNQSWKGGDGTPAAMALENNLLVTSANWQALFAHDAINGKLLWKRDDEGIRFRSGTPAFYDGKLYVYGINKLHVIDPLTGKTVEEIAMRYDLKTMTAPVVTEKHLIVCTAADGVVAYDKATRAQAWQFVPGEAMFYSAPYSRPASATIESTPVKIGDHLYFGASDGYFYVLSAADGSVVARYNLGSPVFAEVAVSGNMLFTADFSGNVCAFRL from the coding sequence ATGATCAGCAGGATTACAAGCATTATTATTTTTTTATGGCTGGGCACCACTGTAGCAACCGCACAAAAGTTTTCAGGCAAGGTTTTTATCGACAAAAATGAAAATGGTCAGCCGGATGCCACAGAACAGGGAATGGGGAATATACGTGTTTCAGATGGGTTGCATGTAACAGTAACCGATGCCGGAGGGAATTATACACTGCCGGGGCATAACAGGTCCAGGTTTATATTTCTGACTACTCCTGCAGGTTATAAAACTGTTGGTACATTTTTCCGCAGTGTGGGCGAAAAGCCGGATACCTGCAATTTTGGTATCGTACCTATGCCGCAAAAAGCATCAGGAAATGCCACCTTTCTCCGGATGACAGATACAGAAACACCTATGTATGGAGCGTGGGTGACTGAGATCAAAAAATATGCGGCAACGGAAGGCGTGGATTTTCTCATTCATACCGGTGATATTTGTTATGAAGAAGGCATGAAATTTCATGCCCGTCAGTTAAACACCGGAACAATGGGGTTGCCGGTTTATTACTGCATTGGCAACCATGACCTGGTAAAGGGGGCTTATGGTGAGGAGTTATATGAAAAATTATTTGGCCCGGTGTTTTACTCCTTTGATGTAGGGAATGTACATTTTATCGTAACTCCTATGGCCTCCGGCGATTATACCCCTTCTTATACTGCGGATGATGTATACCAATGGCTGAAAAATGATCTGGCACAGGCAGACCCTGACAAGGCCATTGTCATTTTTAATCATGACCTGCTCACGTATGATAGTGCATTTGTTTTTCATTCCGGCAAAGGAGCAAGCATTGATTTAAATAAGTATCCATTAAAGGCCTGGATATACGGGCACTGGCATTTTAATTTTTCCAGGGAGCATGGCAACAGTGGTATCCGTTCTATCTGCAGTGCCCCGGCAGTTGGCGGGGGTATTGATAATAGTGCCAGCAATTTTGAGCTGATATCTGTAAATAAACAGGGGCTGGTAAAAATACAACGGCGGTATACTTACGTAGACCGGAAAATGGCATTGGTATCTCCTGCCGCGAATATGTATGTACCTGCTGGTGGTAAAGTACCGGTAAGTGTTAATGTATATCATACTGCAGCTATCGTCGATAAGGTGGTTTTCCGGTTGTATGATCAGAAAGGTCATTTGCAGCAAAGTATTCCGTTACATGCAAAAACAGACTGGAACTGGGGAGCCGTTATGCAGGTGCCCGCCGGGAATCAGTCCTGGTATACTACGGTGGAGGCTACCCTGAAAAGTGGGGAGGTATTATTCCGCAGAGACACCTTTGCACTTAACAGAAAGCCGGTTACCCTGGCAGCAGGTGCAGATTGGCCAGCGTTATTAAACAATGCACAACGCAATGGAGTGGTAGCAGCCTCTAAAAGCGGAAAGCCGGTATTGGCCTGGACTACCAATGTGGGTGGGAATATCTGGAAAGCCTCCCCGGTATATGCTGCAGGAAAGGTGTTTACAGCAACTATTGATGATGAAGAGAATAAGCATTGCGGTATTACAGCATTGAATGCTGCTGATGGTAAAATGATCTGGCAGTATAAAACACGTAATTCCATAAAACATGCCATTACCTATACCGCCAATATGATCCTGGCCACAGATGCAGAGGGGATCACTTATGCTTTAAAAGCGGACAACGGGCAGCTATTGTGGAAACATACCGGAGCGATAAAAGGATTACCGGGTTTTTATGGAGGAGGGGTAGCAGACAAAGGTGTTTATTATACCGGACAGGGAAGCAGTCTGCATGCCTTGCAGATAAAGGATGGGAGCGTGATCTGGACTAACCAATCCTGGAAGGGAGGGGATGGTACCCCCGCAGCTATGGCGCTGGAAAATAACCTGTTGGTCACATCTGCTAACTGGCAGGCGTTGTTTGCACATGACGCTATAAATGGTAAATTACTTTGGAAACGTGACGATGAAGGTATCCGTTTCAGAAGTGGTACCCCGGCTTTTTACGATGGAAAGTTGTATGTGTATGGGATCAACAAGCTGCATGTGATTGACCCGCTTACGGGAAAAACAGTAGAAGAGATAGCGATGCGGTATGACCTTAAAACAATGACAGCACCGGTAGTTACAGAAAAGCATCTGATCGTGTGTACGGCCGCTGATGGTGTGGTAGCATATGATAAGGCTACACGGGCACAGGCCTGGCAGTTTGTACCCGGAGAAGCCATGTTTTATTCTGCCCCGTATTCAAGGCCGGCTTCCGCCACAATTGAATCTACCCCGGTAAAAATCGGAGATCATTTGTATTTCGGCGCCAGCGATGGTTATTTTTATGTGTTATCAGCTGCTGATGGCAGTGTGGTAGCCAGGTATAACCTGGGCAGCCCGGTATTTGCAGAAGTAGCTGTTAGCGGTAATATGTTGTTCACTGCTGATTTTTCGGGCAACGTGTGTGCGTTCAGGCTTTAA